The following are encoded in a window of Vespula pensylvanica isolate Volc-1 chromosome 2, ASM1446617v1, whole genome shotgun sequence genomic DNA:
- the LOC122626977 gene encoding uncharacterized protein LOC122626977 isoform X4: protein MTGSTSSEGLRPQETSPIPTRNTLFSHDSFVEGRDQHHQPRRKMTPLPPSGTPIQLTPLWEHVVRIRYVWLELIHFVVKRNRSVVRKISRMIEQVRTRRFPSEIDTRLIFVEISERLRDPEWEVRQHALRVLMDVMPTLSGEIVDEVMQPVVPELLNNLGHAAPAVRKGALDALRVYLVHSLDRERIVKNIFRDGFNRRDVQDVFQTNLITGVILSAPSLLFPSSSGSRPSKDIVKYVTFSLASRLTQVAYQEAILKSLMKIRETIGAGEFDDIISGCDGELKKHLEVLCKVYNVKPSKKSQTKISSDRKEVNKLDEVGPTREQIWDSDSDTSGIAEEEDEIVNGQMPPARVVLETEIKFNEETAITMTILEEKATNSEEDEEGEESGTDVRNETEITSERNDTRKKTPRRVHFGGEIVKLRTPDSDDTESVVVASSKTRIPLPVSPATKMPLERSRRRSISQPNSPHFARRNTNRMSRSLSSSPKREIYTHNADLSPKKGILTRTNSPLFVIEPIDRQLDDKRDKRNDKYAEMSTRSGSPKLKNDDDSSRSSLRVNSIEENFDIEKLPDDIKKEKDHRKDKEDSKNVKEDKPLFRSFSVPSIRSIESNYESKDLERIKVLKEQERKKSFSNNVEELSSINNQANLTLYHESANDTKAFSSIFDTKVNNRAVSIESNHENLDDIERSFDVTSKIDEKIKDNVAVGTTSGLKSNERESTNALRKIHSSKTFKRERDSRSPTKIVDSENIVTSRKYNEPEEIRRTKTSHAVENGNLTRAVGDNKKESKSQEPSWEELGLVNRDVLDDLHNKEDWRARVRGLERVASALRTPSALIAIESRLGSLLHAVLGGERSCRVAAAGLAVAKIVVAGVTENALKRKLPQLAWGLARQGGPSAAQLARIAMLRLKPAYLLEQFLQPQCLGARNAKTRENALQLLIFSFVTFPSTEFKVETVAHKVALMVGDRRRRVRQAALDALAVLAQIYEPEEVLRAGKRASASRHDGEAMFSAIRSRLARKSLPLVSADGLVVYGLQISPTVQIATGNRPDVDWIVAGSGSVSPGTGRSKRQIATAKPDRGNFLRNRNAKKYGSPWTNRQNLFARGIALRPANEKPVVWQILPQNQDDTFSCSNEVQGLEGRIDDIVNDNDGHPRASRDNQNTNASSKGTSINLNRRETAQINNLDDNGNVRSIAKENLNFQDDRACRPLSQESSAIKLESKIPIFFSRGMTSTKINDQASNLSSGHSYDQVNVKLRKKIVYNSDNKNSVFKARSKNIGLETTYQRRKRLQQDATSPISLLDNQVTNRTSDSGNNTYRPLSCTINSKYTEESQENISDEQNVMSKVVSQEHPPKVLVNKRYSRSSDGHLRFPRTSSVERPHPISEIDQQSKLPTFETSNPVYQRQRQFVTEPSFKTLKTVNTSYARTYQDVENSNEETLVDHTSFGQPRIDRRTNEATSQQRTEPEEISSNARTDDGMFVNSPFRRRIRSLSPSQLYHQEQFVDMAFKDLQGVSMYDIDKAPVNVEECNDRKNKDYYLSETNIYPAQTLNNEELFHEDYERKTRRTRSADSTSSDLSASDSNDRRRNRSTLRSLLEGRDRDESDNNSIGIPISQSENIEKAFDVISDKSQERNSVDSYVLTMKESDASTESTSTSTEDETSKDWSSEEGIKSRNNQTILSKREELVKNDNDSNLNSESSDAVDKAKNKTELRRKSIVTIISDEDILMNELLVSSGESLEINYRIDRRLHDTPTISSPEHSKVIVKSESEFINSMVCNDYLNVFGSPRRDLRSSNLSPIFNKEVNEILRDVKEEVPSVFLDQSVTYQTLETRKPDRLDDAIESATTLLNKTSEYIDNSRNIESKMDWSVSEDIAKENTTNIAFTKIPVPSESFTKLDEIRDKHIENKEAPAILKIEKQPAENTENVRKMSSRVLRSTTKSRNISNKSSMNQHSEKVIDKQKPIVQQCFNQLESKDWEVTIKGLKSLSQLAKQHPEYLDLNIGGTIGRLLGRHIKNLRSQVSRAACIAAGDIFSCQIRGIDQDIDDIVGPLLHRTADTNRFLRADSNAALDRMVESLPPHKTIGIIVYRGANHQNAIVRAATARLLLSIVDRIGAEHAMMLPRDVRDKLLGSGAKLLMDGNLDARNHAKKIFRRLMNCEGFQKALTDAVPETTLRHIDKTLKSL, encoded by the exons ATGACAGGATCGACGAGCTCGGAGGGCCTGCGGCCCCAGGAAACCTCACCTATTCCTACAAGAAACACATTGTTTTCTCACGATTCTTTCGTCGAGGGACGAGATCAGCATCATCAGCCACGTCGGAAAATGACTCCGTTACCACCGAGCGGTACGCCGATACAGCTAACTCCTCTTTGGGAACACGTGGTTCGTATTAGATACGTTTGGCtcgaattaattcattttgttGTTAAACGAAATCGGTCGGTCGTTAGAAAAATAAGTAGGATGATCGAACAGGTTCGTACGAGAAGATTTCCATCGGAGATCGATACACGATTGATATTCGTCGAGATATCGGAAAGATTGCGAGATCCAGAATGGGAAGTACGGCAACACGCTCTTCGCGTTCTTATGGACGTGATGCCGACTCTGTCCGGCGAAATCGTGGACGAGGTAATGCAACCGGTGGTACCAGAACTGTTAAATAATTTAGGTCATGCAGCACCAGCCGTTCGTAAGGGCGCCTTGGACGCTTTGAGAGTATACCTCGTACATAGTCTCGACAGAGAAAGGATCGTGAAAAAT ATATTTCGGGATGGTTTTAACCGACGAGACGTTCAGGACGTGTTTCAAACTAATCTGATCACAGGAGTGATCCTCAGTGCACCATCCTTGCTATTCCCATCGTCGAGTGGTTCTCGTCCTAGCAAGGACATCGTCAAATACGTCACCTTCTCTTTGGCCTCTCGTTTGACCCAGGTGGCCTATCAGGAAGCTATTCTAAAGTCATTGATGAAGATTCGCGAGACTATAGGCGCGGGAGAATTCGACGACATCATTTCTGGTTGCGACGGTGAACTGAAAAAACATTTGGAAGTTCTCTGCAAGGTTTACAACGTTAAACCGAGCAAGAAGAGCCAAACGAAGATATCGTCGGATAGGAAGGAAGTTAACAAATTAGACGAGGTTGGGCCTACTCGTGAACAAATTTGGGATAGCGACAGTGATACGTCAGGGATtgccgaagaagaagatgaaattgTTAATGGACAGATGCCACCGGCTCGAGTGGTTTTGGAAACGGAAATAAAGTTCAACGAAGAGACAGCCATCACTATGACcattctcgaagaaaaagcTACGAACAGcgaagaggacgaggaggGCGAAGAAAGTGGCACCGACGTAAGAAACGAAACTGAAATAACGAGCGAACGTAAcgatacaagaaaaaagaccCCTAGACGTGTACATTTTGGTGGTGAAATCGTTAAATTAAGGACACCCGATAGCGACGATACCGAATCGGTTGTCGTAGCTTCCTCGAAAACTAGGATACCCCTTCCAGTCTCGCCAGCCACAAAGATGCCATTGGAACGGTCACGTCGAAGATCTATATCGCAGCCCAACAGTCCTCATTTCGCTAGACGCAATACCAATAGAATGTCCAGATCACTTTCCAGTAGTCctaagagagaaatttatacaCATAATGCTGATCTCAGCCCGAAAAAGGGTATTCTTACGAGAACGAACAGTCCTCTTTTCGTTATCGAGCCGATCGATCGTCAGCTTGATGATAAGAGAGATAAACGTAACGATAAGTACGCAGAAATGTCGACTCGATCGGGATCaccaaaattaaaaaacgacgacgactcgAGTCGATCTTCGCTTCGAGTTAATTCCattgaagaaaatttcgatatcgaaAAGTTGCCCGACGATattaagaaggaaaaggatcaTCGAAAGGATAAGGAAGATTCGAAGAACGTTAAGGAAGATAAACCATTGTTTCGATCGTTCAGCGTTCCATCCATTAGATCGATAGAAAGTAATTACGAATCGAAAGATTTGGAGAGAATAAAAGTTCtcaaagaacaagaaagaaagaaatctttttcgaataatGTCGAAGAACTTTCTTCGATAAACAATCAAGCTAATCTTACCCTATATCACGAAAGTGCTAACGATACGAAAgcattttcatcgatatttgaTACGAAAGTCAATAATAGAGCTGTCTCGATAGAATCGAATCATGAGAATCTCGACGATATTGAACGATCGTTTGACGTTACttcgaaaatcgatgaaaagataaaggatAACGTTGCCGTAGGCACTACGTCAGgattaaaatcgaacgaacgtgaATCGACTAATGCCTTACGAAAGATTCACAGTTCGAAAACTTTCAAACGAGAACGTGATTCACGTTCGCCAACAAAGATTGTTGATTCCGAGAATATAGTGACTTCACGTAAATATAATGAACCTGAGGAAATACGAAGAACTAAAACGAGTCATGCAGTGGAAAACGGAAACTTGACGCGTGCAGTGGGCgacaacaagaaagaaagtaaatcaCAGGAACCAAGTTGGGAAGAATTGGGATTGGTTAATCGTGACGTTTTGGATGACCTACATAACAAG GAGGATTGGCGTGCTCGCGTAAGAGGTCTCGAAAGAGTAGCATCGGCATTACGGACACCCTCAGCTCTAATCGCGATAGAGTCGCGATTAGGATCACTTTTGCATGCTGTACTTGGCGGCGAAAGGAGCTGCCGCGTAGCGGCTGCTGGTTTAGCAGTTGCAAAG ATCGTCGTTGCTGGTGTCACCGAAAATGCGCTAAAACGAAAATTGCCTCAACTCGCTTGGGGCCTGGCAAGACAAGGTGGTCCTAGTGCTGCTCAACTTGCGAGAATTGCTATGCTCAGATTAAAACCTGCTTATCTCTTGGAACAATTTTTGCAACCTCAATGTCTCGGGGCTAGAAATGCTAAG aCGAGAGAGAACGCATTGCAGTTGTTGATCTTCTCTTTCGTCACTTTTCCCAGTACGGAGTTTAAAGTCGAGACGGTGGCACATAAGGTTGCTCTTATGGTGGGTGATCGACGTCGTAGGGTACGACAAGCTGCTCTCGATGCTTTGGCTGTTTTGGCACAGATTTACGAACCCGAG GAGGTTCTACGAGCAGGGAAAAGAGCATCGGCCAGTAGGCACGACGGTGAGGCCATGTTTTCAGCTATAAGATCTCGTCTAGCTAGAAAATCATTGCCTTTGGTCTCTGCCGACGGTTTGGTCGTCTACGGTTTACAAATTTCACCGACCGTTCAAATTGCTACCGGtaatc GACCTGACGTTGATTGGATCGTAGCCGGAAGTGGTTCGGTTTCACCTGGTACAGGACGTAGCAAACGTCAAATCGCAACGGCCAAACCCGATAGAGGAAATTTTTTGAG AAATAGGAATGCAAAAAAGTATGGCAGTCCATGGACAAACAGACAAAATTTGTTTGCACGTGGTATCGCTTTACGTCCCGCGAACGAGAAACCTGTAGTATGGCAAATATTACCTCAAAATCAg GACGATACTTTCTCCTGCTCAAACGAAGTTCAAGGATTGGAAGGACGAATCGACGATATCGTTAATGACAATG ATGGTCATCCACGTGCGAGTCGAGACAATCAGAATACGAATGCATCGAGCAAGGGAACGtctataaatttaaatcgtCGAGAAACGGCACAAATCAACAATCTCGATGATAATGGGAACGTTAGATCGATCGCGAAAGAAAACTTGAATTTCCAAGATGACCGTGCATGTCGACCATTGTCTCAAGAAAGTTCTGCCATTAAACTGGAATCCAAAATTccgatatttttctctcgaggAATGACCAGTACAAAGATAAACGATCAAGCTTCTAATCTTTCGTCCGGTCATAGTTATGATCAAGTAAACGttaagttaagaaaaaagatagtttACAATTCGGATAACAAAAATAGCGTTTTTAAAGCGCGGAGTAAAAATATAgg ATTAGAGACGACGTATCAACGACGAAAACGTCTTCAACAAGATGCCACTTCTCCTATTAGTTTATTGGATAACCAAGTAACGAATCGAACTTCTGATTCGGGTAATAATACCTATCGACCTTTATCGTGTACAATAAATTCCAAGTATACCGAGGAGAGTCAAGAAAACATATCGGACGAACAAAATGTTATGTCGAAAGTCGTTTCTCAAGAGCATCCTCCTAAAGTATTAGTCAACAAAAGATATTCAAGAAGTTCTGATGGTCATTTAAGATTTCCAAGGACGAGTTCCGTGGAACGTCCACATCCAATATCTGAAATTGATCAACAATCAAAATTACCAACTTTTGAAAC aTCGAATCCCGTTTATCAACGACAAAGACAATTCGTTACAGAACCGtcatttaaaacattaaaaacagTTAACACTTCGTATGCTCGTACTTATCAAGATGtagaaaattcaaatgaaGAGACATTAGTTGATCATACTTCGTTTGGACAG CCAAGAATAGATCGGAGAACTAACGAGGCAACGAGCCAACAACGTACTGAGCCCGAAGAAATATCATCGAACGCACGAACGGATGATGGTATGTTTGTAAACAGTCCTTTTAGAAGGCGAATACGTTCGTTATCACCGTCACAACTTTATCATCAAGAACAATTCGTCGATATGGCTTTCAAAGATTTGCAAGGAGTTTCCATGTACGATAT AGACAAAGCACCTGTGAACGTAGAGGAATGCaacgatagaaagaataaggattattatttatcagaaACTAACATTTATCCTGCTCAAACTTTAAACAATGAAGAATTATTTCATGAAG attacgaaagaaaaacaagaaggacAAGAAGTGCGGATAGTACATCGTCGGATCTATCAGCGAGTGATTCGAACGACAGAAGAAGAAACCGATCTACATTGCGATCTCTTTTGGAAGGTCGCGATCGAGATGAGAGTGATAATAATAGCATTGGTATTCCGATTTCGCAAAGTGAAAACATCGAGAAAGCTTTCGACGTTATTTCTGATAAATCTCAAGAAAGGAACAGCGTCGATTCTTACGTC TTAACGATGAAAGAATCAGATGCTTCCACCGAATCAACAAGTACTTCAACGGAGGATGAAACCTCGAAGGATTGGAGTAGCGAAGAAGGAATCAAATCGAGAAATAATCAAACGATTTTATCCAAACGAGAGGAATTAGTTAAAAACGATAATGATTCGAATTTAAACAGCGAAAGTTCTGATGCAGTTgacaaagcaaaaaataaaacagaattacgtagaaaatcgatcgttaccATTATTTCGGACGAGGACATTCTTATGAACGAATTATTAGTGTCCTCGGGTGAATCgttggaaattaattatagaattGATAGGAGATTGCACGATACTCCGACGATTTCATCACCCGAACATTCCAAAGTTATAGTCAAATCTGAATcagaatttattaattcaatggTTTGTAATGATTATTTGAACGTATTTGGTTCACCGAGACGAGATCTTCGAAGTTCAAATTTATCACCG ATTTTCAACAAGGAAGTTAATGAAATATTGCGAGATGTGAAGGAAGAAGTTCCTTCCGTGTTTCTCGATCAATCTGTGACTTATCAAACTTTAGAAACAAGAAAGCCTGACAGATTAGACGACGCCATCGAGTCAGCAACAACTTTGTTAAACAAAACTTcagaatatatcgataattctAGAAACATTGAATCCAAAATGGATTGGTCTGTTTCGGAAGATATTGCTAAAGAAAATACTACAAATATTGCGTTTACTAAGATACCTGTCCCTTCAGAAAGTTTCACAAAATTAGACGAAATTAGAGATAAACATATAGAGAATAAGGAGGCGCCTGCGATTCTAAAGATCGAA AAACAACCTGCAGAAAATACAGAAAACGTTAGAAAGATGTCATCTAGGGTACTTCGTAGTACAACGAAATCCAGAaacatttctaataaatcaaGCATGAATCAACATTCGGAAAAAGTAATAGATAAACAGAAACCTATCGTACAGCAGTGTTTCAATCAACTCGAGAGTAAAGACTG gGAAGTAACGATAAAAGGACTTAAATCTTTATCTCAATTGGCTAAACAACATCCTGAATATTTGGATCTTAATATCGGTGGTACGATAGGTCGATTATTAGGTCGTCACATTAAAAATCTTCGTTCGCAAGTATCACGTGCTGCTTGTATAGCTGCAGGCGATATTTTTAGTTGTCAAATTCGTGGTATAGATCAg GATATCGATGATATCGTTGGACCGTTGCTTCATAGAACAGCAGATACGAATCGTTTTCTACGCGCTGATAGTAATGCAGCGTTAGATCGAATGGTCGAATCGCTTCCTCCACATAAAACTATCGGTATTATTGTATATCGTGGTGCAAA tCATCAAAATGCAATTGTAAGAGCAGCCACAgcgagattattattatcgatcgtagaTCGTATTGGAGCTGAACACGCTATGATGTTACCTCGTGATGTTAGAGATAAATTGCTTGGTTCAGGAGCTAAATTATTGATGGACGGAAATTTAGATGCAAG aaatcacGCAAAGAAGATTTTCCGACGATTAATGAATTGTGAGGGTTTTCAAAAAGCTTTGACCGACGCCGTACCAGAAACAACCTTGAGGCATATCGATAAAACTTTGAAATCGCTTTAG